From one Magnolia sinica isolate HGM2019 chromosome 18, MsV1, whole genome shotgun sequence genomic stretch:
- the LOC131233881 gene encoding beta-galactosidase 11-like produces the protein MCVKINSCNGRNCGDTFVGPNRPNKPVLWTENWTAQYRVFGDPPSQRSAEDLAFSVARFFSKNGMLVNYSMYHGGTNFGRIASSFITTRCYNEAPLDEYGFQKEPKCRHLRDLHSALRLCGKALLWGLPTVYTMGKDIEVTSQHNARGYHLVKESHKDKEWKMHPGKIPTISDTCIRSTALLELMNLTKDRTDYL, from the exons atgtgtgtgaagATCAACTCATGCAATGGAAGGAACTGTGGAGATACTTTTGTTGGCCCGAATCGGCCAAACAAGCCTGTGTTATGGACTGAGAACTGGACTGCTCA GTACAGAGTATTTGGTGACCCACCATCTCAGAGATCAGCTGAAGATCTTGCATTCTCAGTTGCTCGCTTCTTCTCTAAGAATGGCATGCTCGTAAACTACTCCATG TATCATGGTGGAACGAACTTTGGCAGAATAGCTTCCTCGTTTATAACAACTCGCTGTTACAATGAAGCTCCTCTCGACGAATATG GTTTTCAGAAGGAACCCAAGTGTCGTCACCTCAGGGACTTGCACTCTGCTCTGAGACTTTGCGGGAAGGCTTTGCTTTGGGGGCTTCCCACTGTTTACACAATGGGGAAGGACATAGAG GTTActtcacaacacaatgcaagggGCTATCATCTAGTGAAGGAATCTCACAAGGATAAGGAGTGGAAAATGCATCCAGGGAAGATCCCAACAATCAGCGACACTTGTATTAGATCAACGGCCCTATTAGAACTCATGAACTTGACTAAGGATAGAACAGATTACCTCTAG